The Mytilus trossulus isolate FHL-02 chromosome 13, PNRI_Mtr1.1.1.hap1, whole genome shotgun sequence genome has a segment encoding these proteins:
- the LOC134695118 gene encoding uncharacterized protein LOC134695118, which translates to MTIGAAYFYKTLSVNGKDIKLDIWDTAGQDRFRCVAAMFYRGAAGAIVVYDITDKESFLGAQSWIKQLLQNSNNPVHICLVGNKLDLADSRRSVSKEEGKSFAEKNGYLFVETSAKTAENIDGLFNQLVRKIVNADGEVPASYDNDNNINLT; encoded by the exons ATGACCATTGGAG CGGCCTATTTCTACAAAACATTATCGGTTAACGGTAAGGATATCAAGCTAGACATATGGGATACAGCAGGCCAGGACAGATTCCGGTGTGTAGCAGCAATGTTCTACCGAGGCGCAGCAGGAGCAATAGTAGTGTATGACATCACAGATAAG GAATCTTTCCTTGGGGCCCAAAGTTGGATAAAACAACTTTTACAGAATTCCAACAATCCAGTTCATATTTGCCTCGTTGGTAATAAGTTAGATCTTGCAGACTCAAGAAGATCAGTTTCTAAAGAG gAGGGTAAGTCCTTTGCTGAGAAGAATGGATACTTGTTTGTTGAGACGTCAGCAAAAACTGCAGAAAACATTGATGGCTTATTCAACCAATTAG TGAGAAAGATAGTTAATGCAGATGGAGAAGTGCCAGCTTCGTATGACAACGACAACAATATCaatttaacataa